ATGACGCCTTGGTGATGGTCGCTGTATGGTCACTGCGtaatgacgccgcggtcactgcgtaatgacgccgcggtcactgcgtgatgacgccgtgatgatgccgcggtcactgcgcgatgacgcagtgatgacgccgcggtcactgagcgatgacgccgcggtcactgtgcgatgacgccgcggtcactgtgCGATGACGcagtgatgacgccgcggtcactgcgtgatgacgccgcggtcactttGTGATGACGCCGCGATGACGCCTTGGTGATGGTCGCTGTATGGTCACTGCGtaatgacgccgcggtcactgcacGATGACGCCGCGGTtactgcgcgatgacgccgtgatgacgctgcggtcactgcgcgatgacgccgtgatgacgccgcggttactgcgcgatgacgccgcggtcactgcacGATGACGCTgcggtcactgcgcgatgacgccgtgATGAAGCCGCAGTCACTGCACGATGACGCCGTGGTCACTGCGCAATAACGCCGTGATGACGCTgcggtcactgcgcgatgacgccgtgatgacgccgcggtcactgcacgatgacgccgtgatgacgccgcggtcagtgcgcgatgacgccgtgatgacgccgcggttactgcgcgatgacgctgcggtcactgcgcgatgacgccgtgATGAAGCCGCAgtcactgcgcgatgacgccgcggtcactgcacGATGACGCTGCGGTCACTGCGCAATAacgccgtgatgacgccgcggtcactgcgcgatgaTGCCGCGGTTACGCCGAGCGCGTGCTTCGAGCCGCTCACCTTGAACGGGACGTTCTCGTCGTCTGTGTAGTGGCTCCAGTGGAGCCCGTCGTTGCTGTACTGCAGGCTGTAGGATGTGACGTACATCTCCCTCCCCAGAGCCTTGGCTCCCTGTGTGATGATCCCAGTGATCTTCATGACCTTGGGCAGCTCCACCTGAAGCCACTGGAACATGTCATTATGCTGTGGAGCAGAAGACATGAGGTTGGCGTGGAGCCAGTTCTCCAGGCATGTGTGGCGTGTGCGGGTCAGAACCTTAGCCTGCCACGCGTTGATGGCTCCCTGTCTGTTGAGGCGGGCCAAGGAGGGCTTCCAGGAGCTGCCGTACCAGCTGGAGGCCGTGGAGCTGGCGCTGATGTGCTGGTCTTCTATCAGTCCACTCTCCATGCCCAGAGGCAGTGAGCAGCCTGCGGAGGCAGAGAAAAGCCCTCTTCATCCGCCAAAGCTATCAGTGCACAGTCCACTGCAGGTTGTACATTATCTGAAACCCTAAATAAAGCCAGCAGCGCCAAGATGGAGTCTGGTGCTCTGCTGGTTCCCCACCCACTCCACCCGCTCCAGAGctggcttctcctcctgctccacctgctcctgagCTGGCttccccaccccctccacccactCCACCCGCTCCCGAGCTGGCTTCCCCACCCTCTGCAcccgctccacctgctcctgagCTGGCTTCCCCACCCTCTCCACCCACTCCACCCGCTCCCGAGCTGGCTTCCCCACCCcctccacacactccacctgctccacccgCTCCCGAGCTGGCTTCCCCACCCGCTCCACCCGCTCCCGAGCTGGCTTCCCCACCCGCTCCACCCGCTCCCGAGCTGGCTTCCCCACCCTCTGCAcccgctccacctgctcctgagCTGGCTTCTCCACCCACCCCACCCGCTCCACGTCTCACCGTCCAGCTCGCAGCCGTAGAACTCCATCCGCACTGTGGCCTTGTTGCTCCAGTCGATGGGGTGGAGCCGGATGTAGCGTCCAATGATGGGAGGGAAGAAGGTGTTCATCTTGATGTCGTAGCTTCCCAGGTTCCCAGAGAACTCCTGGTCAAACAGACAGCATCACAGCGATGCCACAGTGCTCACGCGCGCCCCTGTAGACGCGTGGACCGACCGATGGCCCCTCACCTTCCTCGGGCCTCTGCTGTCGCCCTTGTAGAAGATCCACATGCGCCGGTCGGTGCTGTAGGACACTGAGAACCGGCGCAgatgctggtgctggagcagctgcttgGCTCCCTGCGTGGCCACCTGGCTGATGACCACAGGCCGCTGGAAGTCCACCTGCACACGGCCACAGGGTCAGACGCCTCGCGCTCACGCAGGCGCCgctccttcacacctttacGGTACAAACCTGGATCCAGCTGTGGTTCATCTCTGTGCTCCACGCGTTGTATCTGCCCTGGTTGTTCAGCCTGGCCAGCTGGGGCTCCCAGTTGCCTTCAAACACGGAGGCAGCGTCATTTCACAGGTTCCTGTCTCTGACACTATGCTGGGAACGGACATATTCACCTCTGGTGTTGATGGCTGAGATCTGGTCGTCCTTTACCATGCCGGACTCTAAACCCAGCGGACGGTAGCAGTCTGAGGGAGCACAGAGCAGAGTTAGCGCCTGGACAGTCCTGCTCCACTGCAGCGGTTTCTAATGGGCTCTACCGTTATCCAGGACCAGGAAGAGGGTCTGCATGCCGTTCTGCTGGTTGGAGCCCACCTCCGTCTCCAGCTGCCACAGGCCAGGCTTGGACGGATGCATCTCCAGCGTGCTGAAGCTCCCTGCGGGGGGACACGGGTTTGTAGACACTGATCACACAGATCCTGGCTGCGAGCGGAGGTGCTAGCTGCGCTACGGCTCACCAGGCAGCAGCGGGTGCACAGCCtgcctggagctggacctggtcTTGTGGACGAAGGTTTGTCCGTGGAAGTGGATGCTCTGAAGGTCTGTGGGTGAGCCCATGTTGAGCAGGTGCCAGGACACCTGCTGCTCGGTGTACATCCTCAGGCCCTTCAGGTTGAATATGATGCCATTTATGGCTGTGAACACAAAGGcacgttttagtttttctgtccAATATGTTTCAAACAGAAACCAACTGTCGTCATTACAATGAAACTTGAGGCTCCGGTCAAAGCTGGGATCCATGTTTCTCCTTCGCGTCTTCCTCTGTATCATCTCCTGGTTCTTTTCGTAGTACCAGCTCTGCGACTCATCGAAGGTCATGAAGAGCAGCACAAACTCCCTGGTGTCCGTTAGGCTCCGGTCCAGGGTTCCCTTTCGACACACCAGCAGAGGCCCGATCAGGCCCGAGTGGATGTCCCGTTCCTAAGAGAAGCGACACCGCTGGTTAAATATCATCCACAGTGACCTCAACTTGTTCAAGGTCTAGAAGGCTCACAGGGTTGACTCCTGAATAGTAGGCCCAGGTCCGACAGTTGGACTCATCTCGTGTTGGTCCGGCAGACAGGCTGGCTTTCCATAAATACGTGAAGGTGCTATTGGGCTGAACCTCATTGTCGTATTGAAACCAGTAGGTAGAGCCGTCCTCGTAGGACAGACCCTCGGTCTGCTTGGTGTATGTAACACCATTTGGATGCAAGGAGAACGGACGCTTGGCGTTGTTCCTGAACACCACCTGCAACACAACAACGTGTCTGTGGGCCAGAACCCAGTCACCGCATCTGCATTTAACTCATGGACCACATTCAGTAGCAGCAGTCAGCGAGCTGAGGTTTGGGCCTTGGTGATTTGACCCATGACCCACGTCTCAGAGAAGCGCCACTTACAACGATGCTCTGGCCGACCTCGGCCCGGATGACGGGCCCCAGGATGCCCAggtgctcctccacctctccacgGATCTCAGGTGTGCTGAAGCTACTGTCCACGTAACCTCGGAACACCACCTTGGTGAAGATGGTGGTCTCTCTGCTCGTCTGGTGCGACTTCTCCTGCCTCCTGTGGAGATAACAGGcgcttctgtctctgctgggACATGAATGAATGCTGTTCTGATCAATCTGAATAGTCTGACCTCTGTCCGTAGCCAGCGTAGTCCcactccacctcctctgctgcgATGAAATACGTCTTCACGTTGAGGCCGGGGTATTTTAAGTAGTACTTGGCGGTCTCATCCAGGCTGAGCTTCTTCATGTCTTCATGGCCACCGTAGGGGTCCTTGTAGCTCACATATTCATATTCCTCCAGGTCTGTAGGATCCGGCTTGCTTCCAGGAACATACAGGTCGTAGTCACTGAAGCCAAAGCGAGGCACGCCGATCACCACCGGCGTGTTGATCAGCTCCTCCTCGTCAGACACGGGCCGGGGCGCACTGGGCCGGGCCCCTCGCGGGCTCAGGCCAGGGTTGAATCCTCGAGGGGAAAACGGTAAAAGGCTCCTGGCCTGAGGCTTGTAgtccttcctcttcttcgtcTTCAGGCCTTGACCCTTCTCAGGCCTGTGTCGGACAAACACCCTCTTGTTCCTTGGTGGCGGTGgtttctgtggactcttgtcCTCAAAGTATTTCCTCATGTGGTCGGGGATGTCCACGGGCTCCGCTGGCTGGCTTTCGTCATAGGTCCAGTTGTGGCTCTGCGTTTTCACCACCGTGCTTTTGATGCCATCTGTGTTGGTTTCTTTGAGGTAGATGATCACTTCTTCGCTGCTGTCTGAGGAAGTCACATGGTCTGCGGAGCTGGAGACGGACGCGTCCACCGTGGTGGTGTTGTCGTTGGGGACCGTTTGTACAgactgtgtgtggttctggttgAGTTGAGTTCCTTTTAAAGACTGTGTGAGGTTCTGGTTGAGTTGAGGTCCTTCTACACACTCTGTGTGGTTAAATTGAGTCCTTCCTACAGactgtgtgtggttgtggttgagTTGAGTTCCTTCTACAGACtctgtgtggttgtggttgagTTGAGTCCTTCCTACAGACTGTGTGTGGTTGAGTTGAGTCCTTCCCACACACTCTGTGGGGTTAAATTGAGTCCTTTCTACAGACtttgtgtggttgtggttgagTTGAGTCCTTCCTACAGACTCCGTGTGGTTGTCATTACGCTGCTGTGTCCCGTCCTCCCTGCTCTCTGGGCTCAGCTCAGTCAGACAGTGTGaggactgagctgcagcaggcgagGCCTCGGAGGAACCggcttctgctctgttctccaGCTCTTTATCTCTGGTTCTGTTGTCTGTCGTCTCCACATCAAAGGCTGTGAAGTTGTGcgtgttgttgctgctgaggTTCAGCTCTGCAGAATCCAAGCCTGGGTGTGCTGCATCAGAAGACGTATCATCATAGTCGGCCTGTGTCTTGTTGCCGTCTTGTTTCTGGGACAGACTGACAACTGAGAACACGTCTCCTCTGGTCACAGTTTCCAGGTCATCACCGCTCACGCTTCCATTCGATCCTTCGACATCTGAGGTCCAAGTCACATTTCCAGGtgcttttgctgctgttgattgTTTTGTGAGGTTGCCTGTCGCCGTGGTTCCGTTACCCTTCGTGGTGTTCGTTCCGACGTTATCGAGGAGCGAGTCGTCAGAAACTCCAGCTCGTTCGAGCACAAAGTTGTTTGCCGGatgcagagaggagctgctgaccaggCTCTTACTGAAGCTTTGGTTCAGGTTTGTAGCTTCAGCTTCTGTCCGGTTGCTAAATAATGTCTCGTTTCCTCTTTCATAATCAGAATAATTATTAAAACTTAGTGCAGGAGCTATGATGTTTTTGCTCAACAGATCATCCCCTGTCAGGTTGACTCCAGGAGCCTCCGTCACCTTCTCCACCTCTATCCAGTTTGTAAGTAACGCCTTGTTCCGCATGTTCACATTTGCAGCAGACGTTTTAGCAGCGTTCCCGTTTCGCTCCCTGagtctgtttttactttttttggaATCATAGTCCAGGAAAGTGAGGTCCAGTTTGTCTGCATCTGACACTGTAGACTGGTTCCTGAGCGACCTGAGGCCCAGTTCGGCTGCAAACATGTCTGTGTACTCATCTGGCTCCGCCAGCTTCCCTTTTACAgctttcagctgctcctctttttttttaatgtcgtCCAAGCTCTCAGGGTTCCACGTGGAGTACTCCTTCTGGGACGCTTGGTCgtggtcgtcttcttctgtgtaGTCATAGAAGGAGTCGCGGAAGCACTCGACATCCTGAAACTTCACTCGCATTCCTTTGGTCGTCCCGAGGGAATTGAGGGAAGCCAGGAGCCAGACACCTGTTTGGAGACAGAAGGAGACGGCCGGTGAGAGCCTGAGCCGCGGCGCCTTTGAGCCCGAGAGCAGACACACTGACCGGGGTTGTCCATGTTCATGGTGATGGTCTCTCCTGTCATGGGGTAGAGGCTGAGGACGTCCTCCATCCGCTCGTTCAGCGTGAACGGGTGTCCGTAGAAGGTGGCGGTCTGGATGTAGTCCTGCGCTCCGACGCTGGACACGTGCCACGTCGCCACCTCGCCGTTGCAGAAGCCCAGGAGCGGCCCGCTCTCGAAGGCGTAGCCGTTAATGGCTGGGGACAGAACAGGTGGAGGTGAGTCAGGAGGTGAGGCAGTGGTGAGCTGGCTTACATGGCAGAGAGGACTCACTGTGCATGACGTTGGACTTGTAAAAGTCCGGGTCGGCCTTGTTCACCTTGGACTCGTCGCTGTACTGGCGAATGTTAGAGTCCAGGTACCAGCTCCTGTTTTCATCGAACACGGCGAACATGGCGTGCTGCTCCTTGTCCGCCTtcagctggacacacacacctgccgcTTTAGCTCACGGCTTTCCTAAAGCCAGGCTGGTTCCGAAGCCTTCCTACCTGCACGTTCCTGACGTTGAGGGACTCGCTCCTGCAGATGAGCATGGGCCCGATGAGCCCAGAGGCGATGTCGCGGGGCGTGTCCACCGCGCTGTGGTACATGCGTGTCTGGCACCGGGCGTCTTGGTCCAgcggctcgtcctcctccacaacTCTCCACACATACGTGCGCACCTGGCCCGGATCAACACCCTGAGTCTGGTTGCCTGCGCACAGTTGGAGCAGGAGTCCGTTATTGCAGCCAAGTGTTGGCTCTTCATCTGCTCCGCACAGCATGTACCTGCTTGTGGGTGGTTGACGCCCTCCTCTGACTTCTCTATGGTCAGGCCGTGTGGATAGATGCTATACGGCCTGGAGGCCTTGTTCTTGAAAACAATCTGTGGGTGTGATAATGAAGAGTGACGCACGTGCTCGTACTCAGACTTACTTCACTCTGATGTGACCTTGAAAGATTCGAGGCACTGAGACCTGTGGCTGCGTGAACTCATTTCCTCACAGCCTCAGGTCTCTGCTGCACTCACAATCGCTGTGATTAGACATCTCCTCACCACAACTGCATCTCGGACTTGTGCTCGGATCACCGGACCCACTATCCCCAGCGGGCTTTTCCTTTGCTTGTCCTCGTCTGTACAGCGCTCAGTGAAGGACTCGTTCGTGTAGCAAACGTACAGGGCCTTCTTGTACTTGGATCCGATCCGCGTTGCAGATTGTTTCAGATACTGCTGCTTGAAGTCCCTGCACAAAGAACATTGGAGACACTGAGACTCTAGATTACTTCCCTAGGATAAAGCGGCGTGAatgcgtgcgtgcctgcctgcTTACCCGCCTGTCTGActgcttacctgcctgtctgactgcttacctgcctgtctgactgcttacccgcctgtctgactgactgcttacccgcctgtctgactgcttacctgcctgtctgactgcttACCCGCCGGTCTGACTGActgcttacctgcctgtctgactgactgcttacccgcctgtctgactgactgcttacccgcctgtctgactgcttacccgcctgtctgactgactgcttacctgcctgtctgactgcttacccgcctgtctgactgactgcttacccgcctgtctgactgcttacccgcctgtctgactgcttacccgcctgtctgactgactgcttacccgcctgtctgactgcttacctgcctgtctgtctgactgcttacctgcctgactgtctgactgcttacctgcctgtctgactgcttacctgcctgtctgactgcctGCTTACCCGCCTGTCTGACTGCTTACCTGCCTGCTTACGTGCGTGcgtcgtgcgtgcgtgcgtgcgtgcgtgcgtgcgtgcgtctcaCTCGTCAACGTGTCCGTGGATTTGCGGAGCATAGTCCCAGATCACTTCCTCGGCAGCGATGTAGTACTTCCACACCTTGCTGTGTTTCTTTTGCTCCGACGTCATCTCTCGCTGCGAGGCTTCGAAGCCGTCGCACTGCTTCACGTCCACGAAGCCGTGCATGCCAGCTGCGAAGGCACCGGTTCTGTGAGCTCACAGCTtggggtatgtgtgtgtgtgtgtgggggg
This genomic interval from Betta splendens chromosome 21, fBetSpl5.4, whole genome shotgun sequence contains the following:
- the f5 gene encoding coagulation factor V → MRLCVWTGARRVLPVLLLLAVIRVQAQQPKERHYYIAAVEIDWTYSDGENGFGSTYKKVVFREYEKGFKQAKTHPSWLGLLGPTLRAQEGETLVVTFRNMASGAHSLHPHGVTYGKQSEGAQYFDNTSQKEKEDDVVQPNTEHVYSWEVTSQVAPQPDDPACLTYTYISHENVVEDYNSGLVGALLICKAGSLDASGQQVGVHHEYVFLFGVFNEKESKHKANGAAADKHVKYTINGFTKGSLPDVRMCANAWVSLHLLAMSSEPDVFSVHVNGQVLQQSGHKVSSVGLVSGSCATASMKALYAGRWMLSSHTSRHLEAGMHGFVDVKQCDGFEASQREMTSEQKKHSKVWKYYIAAEEVIWDYAPQIHGHVDEDFKQQYLKQSATRIGSKYKKALYVCYTNESFTERCTDEDKQRKSPLGIVGPVIRAQVRDAVVIVFKNKASRPYSIYPHGLTIEKSEEGVNHPQAGNQTQGVDPGQVRTYVWRVVEEDEPLDQDARCQTRMYHSAVDTPRDIASGLIGPMLICRSESLNVRNVQLKADKEQHAMFAVFDENRSWYLDSNIRQYSDESKVNKADPDFYKSNVMHTINGYAFESGPLLGFCNGEVATWHVSSVGAQDYIQTATFYGHPFTLNERMEDVLSLYPMTGETITMNMDNPGVWLLASLNSLGTTKGMRVKFQDVECFRDSFYDYTEEDDHDQASQKEYSTWNPESLDDIKKKEEQLKAVKGKLAEPDEYTDMFAAELGLRSLRNQSTVSDADKLDLTFLDYDSKKSKNRLRERNGNAAKTSAANVNMRNKALLTNWIEVEKVTEAPGVNLTGDDLLSKNIIAPALSFNNYSDYERGNETLFSNRTEAEATNLNQSFSKSLVSSSSLHPANNFVLERAGVSDDSLLDNVGTNTTKGNGTTATGNLTKQSTAAKAPGNVTWTSDVEGSNGSVSGDDLETVTRGDVFSVVSLSQKQDGNKTQADYDDTSSDAAHPGLDSAELNLSSNNTHNFTAFDVETTDNRTRDKELENRAEAGSSEASPAAAQSSHCLTELSPESREDGTQQRNDNHTESVGRTQLNHNHTKSVERTQFNPTECVGRTQLNHTQSVGRTQLNHNHTESVEGTQLNHNHTQSVGRTQFNHTECVEGPQLNQNLTQSLKGTQLNQNHTQSVQTVPNDNTTTVDASVSSSADHVTSSDSSEEVIIYLKETNTDGIKSTVVKTQSHNWTYDESQPAEPVDIPDHMRKYFEDKSPQKPPPPRNKRVFVRHRPEKGQGLKTKKRKDYKPQARSLLPFSPRGFNPGLSPRGARPSAPRPVSDEEELINTPVVIGVPRFGFSDYDLYVPGSKPDPTDLEEYEYVSYKDPYGGHEDMKKLSLDETAKYYLKYPGLNVKTYFIAAEEVEWDYAGYGQRRQEKSHQTSRETTIFTKVVFRGYVDSSFSTPEIRGEVEEHLGILGPVIRAEVGQSIVVVFRNNAKRPFSLHPNGVTYTKQTEGLSYEDGSTYWFQYDNEVQPNSTFTYLWKASLSAGPTRDESNCRTWAYYSGVNPERDIHSGLIGPLLVCRKGTLDRSLTDTREFVLLFMTFDESQSWYYEKNQEMIQRKTRRRNMDPSFDRSLKFHSINGIIFNLKGLRMYTEQQVSWHLLNMGSPTDLQSIHFHGQTFVHKTRSSSRQAVHPLLPGSFSTLEMHPSKPGLWQLETEVGSNQQNGMQTLFLVLDNDCYRPLGLESGMVKDDQISAINTRGNWEPQLARLNNQGRYNAWSTEMNHSWIQVDFQRPVVISQVATQGAKQLLQHQHLRRFSVSYSTDRRMWIFYKGDSRGPRKEFSGNLGSYDIKMNTFFPPIIGRYIRLHPIDWSNKATVRMEFYGCELDGCSLPLGMESGLIEDQHISASSTASSWYGSSWKPSLARLNRQGAINAWQAKHNDMFQWLQVELPKVMKITGIITQGAKALGREMYVTSYSLQYSNDGLHWSHYTDDENVPFKTFLGNRNNSDHVKNYIYPPIFSRFLRIVPRTWMVSLTLRVELLGCDFE